Genomic DNA from Natronocella acetinitrilica:
GGCGCCCCCACGTTGGCCTCGACCTTGAACTCGCGCTTCATGCGGTCAACGATGATCTCTAGGTGCAACTCACCCATACCGGAGATGATGGTCTGGCCCGACTCCTCGTCGGTGCGTACGCGGAAGGACGGATCCTCCTGCGCGAGCTTGCCCAGCGCCATACCCATCTTTTCCTGGTCGGCCTTGGACTTGGGCTCTACGGCGACCGAGATCACCGGCTCGGGGAATTCCATCCGCTCCAGGGTGACCTTCTGCTCGTTGCTGCACAGGGTGTCACCGGTGGTGACATCCTTCAGACCCACGGCAGCGGCGATGTCACCGGCGCGGACTTCCTTGATTTCCTGACGGTCGTTGGAGTGCATCTGGACCATTCGGCCGACGCGCTCCTTCTTGCCCTTCACCGGATTGAAGATGCTGTCACCGGAACTGATGACCCCGGAGTAGACACGGAAGAAGGTCAGCGTACCCACATACGGGTCGGTGGCGATCTTGAATGCCAGAGCAGAGAACGGCTCTTCGTCATCCGGATGCCGCTCGGCCTCACTGCCGTCTTCCAGCTCGCCCTTGATGGCGGGCACGTCGACGGGGCTCGGCATGTACTCGATCACCGCGTCCAGCAACGCCTGCACGCCCTTGTTCTTGAAAGCGGTGCCACAGATTACCGGAACGATTTCATTGGCCAGGGTGCGTGAACGCAGGCCGCGCTTGATCTCGTCGTTGGTGAGCTCACCGTTCTCGAGATACTTCTCCATGAGCTCGTCGTCGCCTTCGGCAGCGGCTTCGATCATCTCTTCGCGCATCTCGGCGGCGCGCTCCTGGAGCTCTTCGGGAATGTCGCGGGCATCGTAGGTCATGCCTGCGTCTTCCATGTTCCAGTAGATGGCCTTCATGCGAACCAGGTCGACGAGCCCTTCAAACTCATCCTCGGCACCGATGGGCATCTGGATCGGAACAGCGATGCAGCCCAGCCGCTTGCGCATCATGTCGACGCAGCGATAGAAGTCGGCACCCATCTTGTCCATCTTGTTGACGAACACCATGCGCGGCACGCCATACTTGTTGGCCTGACGCCACACGGTTTCGGTCTGCGGCTCAACGCCGGCATTGGCATCAAGCACGCACACAGCGCCGTCGAGCACACGCAGAGAGCGTTCGACTTCGATGGTGAAGTCAACGTGCCCGGGGGTATCAATGATGTTGATACGCGTTTCCGGGTACTGCTGATCCATACCGCGCCAGAACGTGGTGGTCGCAGCAGAGGTGATGGTGATACCACGCTCCTGCTCCTGCTCCATCCAGTCCATCACGGCCGCGCCGTCATGCACCTCACCCATCTTGTGGGAGACGCCCGTGTAGAACAGGATGCGCTCGGTCGTGGTGGTCTTACCGGCATCGATGTGGGCCATGATACCGATATTGCGATAGCGCTCTATTGGGGTCTTGCGTGCCACGGCGAAATACCTTGATTGCGTTTACCAGCGATAATGAGAGAAGGCCTTGTTGGCCTCCGCCATACGGTGCGTGTCTTCACGCTTCTTCACGGCGGTGCCGCGATTCTCGGCAGCTTCCCTCGCCTCGGAGCCCAGCCGTTGCGCCATGGTCTTCTCGCTACGCTTGCGGGAAGCCTCGATCAACCAGCGCATGGCCAGGGTGTTGCGCCGCTCCGGACGCACCTCGACCGGCACCTGGTAGGTGGCGCCACCGACACGGCGGGATTTCACCTCGACCGTCGGGCGCACATTGTCCAGGGCGGTCTCCAGTGTCTCCACCGGATCCTCGACACCCTTGGCCTTCATGTGATCCAGAGCGTCATAGACGATCTTCTCGGCCACGGACTTCTTGCCGTCCTGCATCAGCATGTTGACGAATTTCGCCAGCAGCTCACTCCCGAACTTGGGATCCGGCAAAATCTTTCGTTTCGGTACTTCTCTTCTTCTCGGCATGTGTCTACCCGAAGTGTGTCAGTTTGAGGCGCTGTGAGCCGCCCGCTGTATCAGCCCTTGGGCCGCTTCGTGCCGTACTTGGAACGCGCCTGCTTCCGGCCGTCGACACCAGCGGTGTCAAGTGAGCCGCGCACGGTGTGATAACGCACACCCGGCAAGTCCTTTACACGACCGCCGCGAATGAGAACCACCGAGTGTTCCTGCAGGTTATGACCTTCACCACCGATATAGGAGGAGACTTCATAGCCGTTGGTCAGCCGTACACGGGCGACCTTACGCAGGGCCGAGTTCGGCTTCTTCGGCGTGGTGGTGTAGACGCGTGTGCAGACGCCGCGCTTCTGAGGGCTCGCCTCGAGCGCCGGGACGTTGCTTTTCTCCGGTTTACTACGCCGACCCTTGCGGACCAACTGGTTAACTGTAGCCATTGAAACGCTCACTCCAGACAGTAAACAAACGACAGGCCGAACGCGCCGGCCTGTCGAAGGTGCGCAATTGTAGGCGCGTGCATGGGCAGTGTCAACCGAAGTCCACGGCTGGCGCGGGGTTGCGGCAAATGGCGTAGGGCGCGGTAGCCCGGCGGGTGTGACGCGCCGTGCCGACGTTGCGTTGGTGGGGGTGATGGCCAGCGCCGATGCGGTGCGTTACGCGCTGCGCGCTAACACACCCTACAGCGGGCACGTCCTCACGTAGGGTGTGTTAGGCCGAAGGCCGTAACGCACCGCGACGGCGGTCATTTGTTTGCCGGCCCCACACCCAATGCACAAACCGCGGTCCGTTGCGCCGCTCATGGACCGCGGTTCCCCTATTACTCACGTAGGGTGCGTTAGGCCGAAGGCCGTAACGCACCGCAAATAAAGAGACCGGCCAAACGGCCGGTCTCTTTATAAGGTGCCTTGGCAACAAAGAGAGCCGAACCTAGCTCTCGTCTCCGTCGCCACCCGCCTCGTTACCGGCGAACTCAGACGCCAGCTCCGCTTCGGCAGCGGCCTTGGATGTCGGCAACTCCATGGGACGCCGCAGACGACGACGCTCTTCGTGGTAGGCAAAACCGGTACCTGCCGGAATCAACCGACCCACGATGACGTTTTCCTTCAGGCCGCGCAGGTCGTCCTTGGCGCCGCGTACCGATGCCTCGGTCAACACCCGGGTGGTCTCCTGGAAGGAGGCCGCCGAGATGAACGACTCGGTGGACAGCGAAGCCTTGGTGATGCCGAGCAGCACCGGATTGAACTGGATCGCCGCCTTGTCACGGGCATTGAGGATGTCGTTCTCGTCCAGCACCTTGGCACGATCCATCTGCTCGCCCTTCAGCACCGTGCTGTCGCCGGCGTCGCTGATCTCGACCTTGCGCAGCATCTGGCGAATGATCACCTCGATGTGCTTGTCGTTGATCTTCACGCCCTGCAGCCGGTAGACGTCCTGGATCTCCTTGACCACGTACGACGCCAGGGCAGGTACGCCAAGCAGCCGCAGGATGTCGTGGGGGTTCGGCTCGCCGTCGGCGATGACCTCACCCTTCTCCACGTGCTCACCCTCGAACACGTTGACCGTGCGCCACTTGGGAATCAGCTCCTCGTAGTTGTCGCCTTCCTTCGGCGTAATCACGAGACGCTGCTTGCCCTTGGTTTCCTTGCCGAAGGACACGGTACCGGAGATCTCGGCCAGGATGGCCGGCTCTTTCGGCTTGCGCGCTTCGAACAGGTCGGCCACCCGGGGCAGACCACCGGTGATGTCGCGGGTCTTGGACGACTCCTGCGGAATACGGGCCAGCACGTCACCCACGTCCACATCAGCGTTGTCGTCAGCACTGATGATGGCACCTGCCGGCAGATAGTACTGCGCCGGAATGTCGGTGCCCGGGATCATGATGTCCTTGCCGTCTTCGTCCACCAGCTTGAACATCGGCCGCATGTCCTTGGCGGCGACCTTGTGCTCGGCACCTGGCAGCTGGCTGGTGTGCTCCGAACCACCGCGGGACTTGGGATCGGTCACCTCAAGACTCGACAGGCCGGTGATCTCGTCCACCTGACGGGTCACCGTCACGCCGTCGACAAAGTCGAAGAAGCGCAGCCGGCCCTTCACCTCGGTGATAATCGGGTGGGTGTGCGGATCCCAGTTGGCGACGATCTGCCCGGCGCTCACGGCCTCGCCGTCAGCAGCGGTGATGGTCGCACCGTAGGGCACCTTGTAGCGCTCACGCTCACGGCCCTGCTCGTCCATCACCGTGATCTCACCGGAGCGGGAGACGGCGACGAAGTTGCCGGTGTGATGCTTGATCAACTTGATGTTGTGCATCCGCACCTTGCCGGCAGACTTCACTTCCACGTTGGAGACGGCGGCGGCACGGGATGCCGCACCCCCGATGTGGAAGGTCCGCATGGTGAGCTGGGTACCCGGCTCACCGATGGACTGCGCCGCGATGACGCCCACGGCCTCGCCGATGTTCACGCCATGGCCACGGGCCAGGTCACGGCCGTAGCACTTGGCGCAGACACCATGCCGGGTGTCACAGGTGATCGGCGAGCGCACCAGCACTTCGTCGATACCCATGGCTTCGAGCATGTCCACCAGGCGCTCGTCGAGCAGCGTGCCGGTGGGGATCGCCACATCCTGGGTTTCCGGATCGAGAATATCCCGGCAAACCACGCGACCCAGCACCCGCTCGCGCAGGGGCTCGACCACGTCGCCACCCTCGATGATGGGCGCCATGTAGACACCGTTGTCGGTGCCGCAATCCTGCTCGGTGACAACCAGATCCTGGGCCACGTCCACCAGACGGCGGGTCAGGTAACCGGAGTTGGCCGTCTTCAACGCCGTATCCGCGAGACCCTTACGGGCACCGTGGGTGGAGATGAAGTACTGCAGCACGTTCAGGCCTTCACGGAAGTTGGCCGTGATGGGCGTCTCGATGATGGAGCCGTCCGGCTTGGCCATCAGGCCACGCATGCCGGAGAGCTGACGAATCTGGGCGGGTGAACCACGCGCCCCGGAGTCGGCCATCATGAAGATGGAGTTGAAGCTGGTCTGGCGAGCTTCCTTGCCCTCGGCGTCGATCACCGCCTCGGTGCCAAGCTTCTCCATCATGGCCTTGGCCACCTGATCGTTGGTACGCGACCAGATGTCCACCACCTTGTTGTAGCGCTCACCGTTGGTCACCAGACCGGAAGCGTACTGCTCCTCGATGTCCTTCACCTCTTCCTCGGCAAGCTTGAGGATGCCTTCCTTCTCCTCGGGGATGGTCATGTCGTTCACGCCGATGGACACCGCACCCCGTGTGGAGAACGCGAAGCCCATGTACATGAGCTGGTCAGCAAAGATGACCGTGGCCTTCAGCCCCACCCGCCGATAACAGGCGTTGATGGTGGCGGAAATGGCCTTCTTGTTCATGTCGCGATTGACCAGGGCAAACGGCAGCCCCTCAGGCACGATGCGGTAGATCAGCGCACGACCCACGGTGGTTTCGCGCAGACCGGAATGCTCGCTGAGGTTGCCTTCCTCGTCGATGATCTTCTCGTGGATACGGACCTTCACCCGGGCCTGCAGGTCCACGGTACGGGTGTCGTAGGCACGATGCACTTCATCGAGATCGGTAAACGCCATGCCCTCACCGCGGGCATTGATGCGCTCGCGGCTCATGTAGTAGAGACCAAGCACCACGTCCTGGGACGGCACGATGATGGGCTCACCACTGGCCGGCGACAGGATGTTGTTGGTGCTCATCATCAGCGCACGGGCTTCGAGCTGGGCTTCCAGTGCCAGCGGTACGTGCACCGCCATCTGGTCACCGTCGAAGTCGGCGTTGAAGGCGGTACAGACCAGCGGATGCAGCTGGATTGCCTTGCCTTCGATCAGCACCGGTTCGAACGCCTGGATACCCAGGCGGTGCAGGGTCGGCGCCCGGTTCAGCATCACCGGATGCTCGCGGATCACGTCCTCGAGAATATCCCAGACTTCCGGGGTCTCGCGCTCCACCATCTTCTTCGCCGCCTTGATGGTGGTGGCAAGCCCAAGCCGCTGCAGCTTGGAGAAGATGAACGGCTTGAACAGCTCAAGCGCCATGCGCTTGGGCAGGCCGCACTGGTGCAGACGCAGGGTCGGGCCCACCACGATCACGGAGCGACCGGAGTAGTCCACGCGCTTGCCGAGCAGGTTCTGCCGGAAACGGCCCTGCTTGCCCTTGATCATGTCGGCCAGGGACTTCAGCGGGCGCTTGTTGGTGCCGGTGATGGCACGGCCACGGCGGCCGTTGTCCAACAGCGCATCCACGGATTCCTGCAGCATGCGCTTTTCGTTGCGCACGATGATGTCCGGCGCCGCCAGTTCCAGCAGCCGCTTCAGGCGGTTGTTGCGGTTGATCACGCGCCGGTAGAGATCGTTGAGATCACTGGTGGCGAAACGGCCACCATCCAGCGGCACCAGCGGCCGCAGATCCGGCGGCAGCACCGGCAGCACGGTGAGGATCATCCACTCCGGCTTGTTGCCGGACTCGAGGAACGCCTCGATGATCTTCAGCCGCTTGGACAGCCGCTTGATCTTGGTGTCGGAGTTGGTGGCGTTCAGTTCCTCGCGGAGCTTTTCCTGCTCCTCGGCAAGGTCGACGCTCTTCAGCAGCTCCATGACGGCCTCGGCACCCATGCGGGCGTCGAACTCGTCACCGTACTGTTCCACCGCGTCCAGGTAGCCCTCGTCGGTGAGCAACTGGCCACGCTCAAGCGGCGTCATGCCCGGATCGATGACCACGAAGGCCTCGAAATAGAGAATGCGCTCGATGTCCCGCAGGGTCATGTCCAGCAGCAGGCCGATGCGCGAGGGCAGCGACTTCAGGTACCAGATGTGGGCCACCGGGCTCGCCAGGTCGATATGGCCCATGCGCTCACGGCGCACCTTCGCCAGCGTCACCTCCACGCCGCACTTTTCGCAGACCACGCCGCGATGCTTGAGGCGCTTGTACTTGCCGCACAGGCACTCGTAGTCCTTTACCGGGCCAAAGATCTTGGCGCAGAAAAGCCCGTCACGCTCCGGCTTGAAGGTGCGGTAGTTGATGGTCTCCGGCTTCTTTACTTCACCGAAGGACCAGGAGCGGATCATTTCCGGCGAGGCCAGGCGAATCCGAATACCATCGAAATCGTCCAGCTGGGCACCGGGCTGCTTGAAGAGGTTCAATAGATCTTTCATAACTGTTCGTCCATCACCTGCGTTGGTGTGTGGTGGGCGCCCGCAGGCGCCCTGCCGCAGTCTCAGTGCCGTTCAGTCAATCCTGCTCCAGCTCGATGTTGATGCCGAGCGAGCGGATTTCCTTCACCAGCACGTTGAAGGATTCCGGCATGCCCGCCTTCATTTCGTGGTTGCCGTCGACAATGTTCTTGTACATCTGCGTTCGGCCGTTCACGTCGTCGGATTTCACCGTCAGCATCTCCTGCAGGGTATAGGCAGCGCCGTAGGCTTCCAGCGCCCACACTTCCATTTCACCGAAGCGCTGACCACCAAACTGCGCCTTGCCGCCCAGCGGTTGCTGGGTAACCAGCGAGTACGGGCCGGTGGAACGCGCGTGGACCTTGTCGTCCACCAGGTGGTTGAGTTTCAGCATGTACATGTAGCCGATGGTCACCGGGCGATCGAAGGAATCACCCGTGCGTCCGTCGAACAGTGTGGTCTGACCGGCCTCCGGCAGCTTGGCCAGGCGCAGCATGTACTTGATCTCTTCCTCGTTGGCACCGTCGAACACCGGCGTGGCCATGGGCACGCCGCCTTCCAGGTTGCTGCAGAGGTTGACGATCTCGTCGTCGCTGAGGCTTGCCAGATCCACCGCCTGACCGCTGTGGTTGTAGATGGCGTCAAGCCGCTGGCGCAGGTCATCGACCTTGGCCTTGGCTTCGAGCATCTCGCCCAGCTGTCGCCCAAGCTCCTTCGCGGCCCAGCCCAGGTGGGTTTCAAGCACCTGCCCCACGTTCATGCGGGAGGGCACACCCAGCGGGTTCAGCACCACGTCCACGGGGCGACCATCGGCGGTAAACGGCATGTCTTCCTGGGGCACGATCATGGAGATCACGCCCTTGTTGCCATGACGCCCGGCCATCTTGTCACCGGCCTGGATGCGGCGCTTCACGGCCAGGTAGACCTTGACCATCTTCAGCACGCCCGGCGCGAGGTCATCGCCCTGGGTAATCTTGCCCTTCTTCTCCTGGAAGTGGGCCTCGAAGGCTTCGACCTGCTCCTTCAACTGGCGCTGGGTACGCTCCAGCAGCTCGTTGGCAGATTCGTCCTTCATGCGGATCTCGAACCACTTGTTGCGATCGAGATTCTCCAGATATTTCTCCGTCACCTTGGTGCCGGACTTCAGGCCGCCGGGGCCGCCTTCGGCGACCTCACCGACAATTGCCTGCTGTACGCGGGCAAAGGCGTCGTCCTCGAAGATGCGGTACTGATCGTCCAGATCCTTGCGGATCTTGGTCAGCGCCTCACGCTCGATGGACAGGGCACGAGAGTCTTTCTCGACGCCGTCACGGGTGAACACCTGCACGTCGATGACGGTACCGTCCATGCCGGAAGGCACCCGCAGGGAGGTGTCCTTCACGTCGGAGGCCTTCTCACCGAAGATCGCACGCAGCAGCTTCTCTTCCGGGGTGAGCTGGCTTTCGCCCTTCGGCGTGACCTTGCCCACCAGGATGTCGCCGGCGTTCACCTCGGCACCGATGTACACAATGCCCGCCTCGTCCAGCTTGGAGAGCGCGCTCTCACCCACGTTGGGGATATCGGCGGTGATCTCCTCCGGCCCCAGCTTGGTGTCACGGGCAACCGCGGTCATCTCCTCGATGTGGATGGTGGTGTAGCGATCTTCCTGCACCACGCGCTCGGAGATGAGGATGGAGTCCTCGAAGTTGTAGCCGTTCCAGGGCATGAAGGCGACCAGCATGTTCTGGCCCAGGGCCAGCTCGCCGCGATCGGTGCTCGGACCATCGGCCAGCACGTCGCCCCGCGCCACATGATCACCCACGCCCACCAGGGATTTCTGGTTGATGCAGGTGTTCTGGTTCGAACGGGTGTACTTGGTCAGGTTGTAGATGTCGACACCGGGCTCGCCGGGGTTGGTCTCGTTGTCGTTGACACGAATAACCACCCGCGCCGCATCGACGGATTCCACAGTGCCGCCTCGACGGGCAACCACGGTGACACCGGAGTCGATGGCCACGGCCCGCTCCATGCCGGTACCCACCAGGGGCTTCTCGGCACGCAGGGTCGGCACCGCCTGGCGCTGCATGTTCGAACCCATGAGCGCACGGTTGGCGTCATCGTGCTCGAGGAACGGCACCAGCGCCGCCGCCACGGACACGGTCTGTTTCGGCGACACATCCATGTACTGGATCTTGTCCGGTGTGGACATGCCGAATTCGTTCTGGTGACGGATGGAAATCAGGTCATCCGCCAGCCGCTTGTTCTCATCAACCCGGGCGTTGGCCTGGGCGATGATGTAGCGGGACTCCTCGATGGCCGAGAGGTAATCCACCTCGTCGGTTACGACGCCGTCCACCACCCGGCGATACGGCGTCTCGAGGAAGCCATAGCGGTTGGTGCGGGCGTAGCAGGCCAGCGAGTTGATCAGGCCGATGTTCGGGCCTTCCGGCGTCTCGATGGGGCAGACGCGACCGTAGTGCGTCGGGTGCACGTCGCGCACTTCGAAGCCGGCACGCTCGCGGGTCAGACCACCCGGGCCCAGGGCCGAAACGCGTCGCTTGTGGGTCACTTCCGACAGCGGGTTGTTCTGGTCCATGAACTGCGAGAGCTGCGAGGAACCGAAGAACTCCTTGATCGCGGCGGCCACCGGCTTGGCGTTGATCAGCTCCTGGGGCATCAGGCCCTCGCTCTCGGCGATGGACAGGCGCTCACGCACGGCGCGCTCCACCCGCACCAGGCCGACACGGAAGACGTTCTCGGCCATCTCGCCGACGCAGCGAATACGGCGGTTGCCCAGGTGATCGATGTCATCCACCGTGCCCTTGCCGTTACGGATGTCGATCAGGGTCTTGAGGACGGAAATGATGTCGTCGTTATCCAGGGTACCGGAACCGGTCACCTCTTCACGGCCGACACGCAGGTTGAACTTCATCCGGCCCACGGACGAGAGATCGTAGCGGTCAGCGCTGAAGAACAGGTTGCCGAACAGGTTCTCGGCGGCCTCCTTGGTGGGGGGCTCGCCGGGACGCATCATCCGGTAGATTTCCACCAGCGACTCGAGCTGGGTGCGGGTGGTGTCCGCCCGCAGCGTGGTGGAAACGTACGGGCCGTGGTCCAGGTCATTGATGTAGAGCGTTTCCAGCTTTTTCACGCCGGCATCGCGCATCGCCTGAATGAGATCAGGCGTCAGCTCGGTGTTCGCCTCGGCGATGATCTCGCCGGACTCCTTGTTCACCACATCGTGACCGAGCACCTTGCCCTCAAGGTAGTCCTCGGGCACTTCAAGCTTGTCCAGACCAGCCTTTTCCATCTGGCGGATGTGGCGGGCGGTGACACGCCGGCCGGATTCCACCAGCACTTCGCCGTCCACCATGATGGGGAAGGTAGCCGTTTCGCCACGCAGGCGCTCCGGCACCAGCTCCAGCACCACCTTGGTCTTGTGCAGGTTGAAGGTGTTCTTCTCGAAGAAGAGATCGAGAATCTCCTCCGGCCCGAGGCCGAGGGCGCGCAACAGCACCGTGGCCGGCAGCTTCCGGCGGCGGTCGATGCGCACGAAGATGTTGTCCTTGGGATCGAACTCGAAATCGAGCCAGGACCCACGGTAGGGAATGACCCGGGCGCTGAACAGCAGCTTGCCCGAACTGTGGGTCTTGCCCTTGTCGTGATCGAAGAACACACCGGGCGAGCGATGCAACTGGGAGACGATAACCCGCTCCGTACCGTTCACCACGAAGGTGCCGTTCTCCGTCATGAGCGGCAGTTCGCCCATGTAGACTTCTTGCTCCTTGATGTCCTTGACCGTCTTGCCGTCCTTGTCATAGATGACCAGGCGAACAAGGGCGCGCAGCGGCGCCGAGTAAGTCATGCCCCGAAGCTGACACTCCTTCACATCGAACGCAGGCGTGCCGATGCGGTAGCTCACGTACTCCAGCGCCGCGCTCCCGGAATAGCTGGAGATCGGAAACACGGACTGGAAGGCCGCATGAAGACCGGTTTCTTCCCGGCTCCCGACAGGCTTGTCCAGTTGCAGGAACTGCCGATACGAATCAAGCTGTGTAGCGAGCAGGTAGGGGACTTCCAGCAGATTGGGAATTTTGCCGAAATCCTTTCGAATGCGCTGCTTTTCGGTGAACGAGTAGGCCATCGAGGTTCCTCACCAAACGGTCGATCCAGGGCGAATGCATGTCCAAACTTCCGGGCTCGGCGTCAGCCCGAACCCGCAACTTTGAACACCACCGCAAAAGCCGGAAACGGGAAAAGGCCGGCAGCTCCACGCTGCCAGCCCAACCCGTTATCCGGACTGTCTGTCGCTGTACGCCAAGTGTTACTTGATCTCGACGGACGCGCCAGCTTCTTCCAGCTTGCCTTTGATATCGTCGGCTTCTTCCTTGGAAGCGCCTTCCTTGATCGGCGAAGGTGCACCTTCCACCAGATCCTTTGCTTCCTTCAGGCCCAGGCCAGTGATGCCGCGAACGGCCTTGATCACCGACACCTTGTTGGCACCGAAGCTGGTCATGATCACGTCGAACTCGGTCTTCTCTTCGGCAGCGGCGGCTTCACCACCAGCGGCGGCCGGCGCAGCGGCGACGGCGGCAGCGGCGGTTACGCCGAACTTCTCTTCCATTGCCTCGATGAGATCGACGATCTCCAGCACGGTCATGTTGCCGATCGTTTCGAGAATTTCGTCTTTGGAAACGGCCATTGTAACTTACTCCTGATTAATGTCGCTTGCGACCCCGCAGGGTCTCCTGCTTGCAGAATTCAGCGTCCGTGGAAGTCGGATCAGCCCGCCTGTTTGGCATCGCGCACAGCGGCCAGCGTACGAACCAGCTTGCTCGGCACCTCGTTAACCGTGGTGACGAACTTCTGGATCGGCGCACGCATGGTGCCCATGAGCATGGCGAGGGCTTCATCGCGGGTCGGCATGCTTGCCAGGCGATCGAGCTCGGTCGCCGGATACAAGGTGCCGCTCAGCGCCACCAACTTCGGAACGAGCTTGTCGTTCTGCTTCGCGAAGTCCTTCACCACACGCGCTGCAGCACTCGGCTCCTCCTGAGAGAAAGCGAGCAACAGCGGGCCGGCAAAGCCCTCGGTCATGCATTCGAAGTCGGTGCCCTCAACCGCCCGACGCGCAATGGAGTTCTTCACTACCCGAAGGTAGACCCCCTGCTTGCGCGCTTCGGAGCGCAGGCCATCCATCTGGGTCGCCGTGATGCCACGATACTCTGCAGCAACAGCAGCAAACGCCGTTTTGGCGACCGCATTGACTTCCTCGGCCATCGCCTTTTTCTGTTCCAGACTTAATGCCATTGAACTTCCTCCTGGAACCTGGCCATGACCCCCGGCACAACTGTGCCGGAGTACCCGTTGGGCAACGGTGTTGCTGTTGCCCGGTTCGGAAAATCCGGTGCGTTACGCGCTTTGCGCTAAAGCACCCTACGGGGGGGTTAGGCAAGCGCCACACCAACTTCCGAACCAACGGTCGCCTACCGCAGGAAACTCCTGCCGGGGCTGCACCGTCTGCGCTGGCCGGATCGGGTGGCGAACCACCGTTTCCGATTAAGCGGCTTGCGCCGCGCCAAGCGGTCTTTGACGGCTGCCGCTACCGACAGCCTCAAGACCCCAATCACCAATCAAAGCCGGTGATTGGTATTCGTTGCGTAGATCGGGGCATACATCCCGAACCACCGTTGTTTTCGGTGCGTTACGCCGCTTTGCGGCTAACACACCCTACGAAGCCGGATCGAAGCCCCACGTAGGGTGCGTTAGGCCAAAGGCCGTAACGCACCGCAACCCACGCCGGGCCAAAGCCACCCAACCGACGATTACGGCTTCGCCGCACCAACCGTCGCCGGATCAACGGCAACACCGGGGCCCATGGTGCTGGCCACGGTGATCTTCTTCACGTAAATGCCCTTGGCCGCCGACGGCTTGGCCTTGTTCAGGTCAACCAGCAGTGCATCCAGGTTTTCCTTCAACTTGGCCGGCTCGAAACCAACCTTGCCGATAGCACAATGAATCACGCCCGCCTTGTCGGTGCGGTACCGCACCTGACCGGCCTTGGCGTTGGTCACGGCTTCGGCCACATTTGCGGTAACGGTGCCGACCTTGGGATTCGGCATGAGACCGCGAGGGCCGAGGATCGTTCCAAGCCGGCCAACCACCGCCATGGTGTCGGGGCTTGCGATCACGACGTCGAAATTGAGCTCGCCGCCCTTCACCTTTTCCGCCAGATCTTCAAGACCGACGATATCGGCACCGGCCTCCTTGGCGGCTTCGGCATTGGCACCCTGGGCGAACACGGCAACACGCACCGTCTTGCCGGTACCGTTGGGCAGCACGGTGGAACCACGCACAACCTGGTCGGATTTGCGCGGGTCAACACCGAGGTTCACGGCCACTTCCACCGACTCGGGGAATTTCGCCGTGGGCAGATCATTCAGCAGCTGGAAGGCCTCTTCCACAGGGTAGAGCTTGCCGCGCTGCACCTTCTCTGCAAAAACCTTCTGGCGCTTGGTCAGCTTTGCCATGTCACACACCCTCCACGTCAAGGCCCATGCTCCGGGCACTGCCGGCGATGGTGCGCACGGCGGCGTCCAGGTCAGCGGCGTTGA
This window encodes:
- the rpoB gene encoding DNA-directed RNA polymerase subunit beta — protein: MAYSFTEKQRIRKDFGKIPNLLEVPYLLATQLDSYRQFLQLDKPVGSREETGLHAAFQSVFPISSYSGSAALEYVSYRIGTPAFDVKECQLRGMTYSAPLRALVRLVIYDKDGKTVKDIKEQEVYMGELPLMTENGTFVVNGTERVIVSQLHRSPGVFFDHDKGKTHSSGKLLFSARVIPYRGSWLDFEFDPKDNIFVRIDRRRKLPATVLLRALGLGPEEILDLFFEKNTFNLHKTKVVLELVPERLRGETATFPIMVDGEVLVESGRRVTARHIRQMEKAGLDKLEVPEDYLEGKVLGHDVVNKESGEIIAEANTELTPDLIQAMRDAGVKKLETLYINDLDHGPYVSTTLRADTTRTQLESLVEIYRMMRPGEPPTKEAAENLFGNLFFSADRYDLSSVGRMKFNLRVGREEVTGSGTLDNDDIISVLKTLIDIRNGKGTVDDIDHLGNRRIRCVGEMAENVFRVGLVRVERAVRERLSIAESEGLMPQELINAKPVAAAIKEFFGSSQLSQFMDQNNPLSEVTHKRRVSALGPGGLTRERAGFEVRDVHPTHYGRVCPIETPEGPNIGLINSLACYARTNRYGFLETPYRRVVDGVVTDEVDYLSAIEESRYIIAQANARVDENKRLADDLISIRHQNEFGMSTPDKIQYMDVSPKQTVSVAAALVPFLEHDDANRALMGSNMQRQAVPTLRAEKPLVGTGMERAVAIDSGVTVVARRGGTVESVDAARVVIRVNDNETNPGEPGVDIYNLTKYTRSNQNTCINQKSLVGVGDHVARGDVLADGPSTDRGELALGQNMLVAFMPWNGYNFEDSILISERVVQEDRYTTIHIEEMTAVARDTKLGPEEITADIPNVGESALSKLDEAGIVYIGAEVNAGDILVGKVTPKGESQLTPEEKLLRAIFGEKASDVKDTSLRVPSGMDGTVIDVQVFTRDGVEKDSRALSIEREALTKIRKDLDDQYRIFEDDAFARVQQAIVGEVAEGGPGGLKSGTKVTEKYLENLDRNKWFEIRMKDESANELLERTQRQLKEQVEAFEAHFQEKKGKITQGDDLAPGVLKMVKVYLAVKRRIQAGDKMAGRHGNKGVISMIVPQEDMPFTADGRPVDVVLNPLGVPSRMNVGQVLETHLGWAAKELGRQLGEMLEAKAKVDDLRQRLDAIYNHSGQAVDLASLSDDEIVNLCSNLEGGVPMATPVFDGANEEEIKYMLRLAKLPEAGQTTLFDGRTGDSFDRPVTIGYMYMLKLNHLVDDKVHARSTGPYSLVTQQPLGGKAQFGGQRFGEMEVWALEAYGAAYTLQEMLTVKSDDVNGRTQMYKNIVDGNHEMKAGMPESFNVLVKEIRSLGINIELEQD
- the rplL gene encoding 50S ribosomal protein L7/L12; amino-acid sequence: MAVSKDEILETIGNMTVLEIVDLIEAMEEKFGVTAAAAVAAAPAAAGGEAAAAEEKTEFDVIMTSFGANKVSVIKAVRGITGLGLKEAKDLVEGAPSPIKEGASKEEADDIKGKLEEAGASVEIK
- the rplJ gene encoding 50S ribosomal protein L10, which codes for MALSLEQKKAMAEEVNAVAKTAFAAVAAEYRGITATQMDGLRSEARKQGVYLRVVKNSIARRAVEGTDFECMTEGFAGPLLLAFSQEEPSAAARVVKDFAKQNDKLVPKLVALSGTLYPATELDRLASMPTRDEALAMLMGTMRAPIQKFVTTVNEVPSKLVRTLAAVRDAKQAG
- the rplA gene encoding 50S ribosomal protein L1, with translation MAKLTKRQKVFAEKVQRGKLYPVEEAFQLLNDLPTAKFPESVEVAVNLGVDPRKSDQVVRGSTVLPNGTGKTVRVAVFAQGANAEAAKEAGADIVGLEDLAEKVKGGELNFDVVIASPDTMAVVGRLGTILGPRGLMPNPKVGTVTANVAEAVTNAKAGQVRYRTDKAGVIHCAIGKVGFEPAKLKENLDALLVDLNKAKPSAAKGIYVKKITVASTMGPGVAVDPATVGAAKP